Proteins from a genomic interval of Anatilimnocola floriformis:
- a CDS encoding sensor histidine kinase yields MGGYKSLKRVLGETHLGRKLRWLFGVSLFALIFVSFFLVDWIGEDLVMRNIHRNGREWVRYYLLDQHWNFWDTKPENKAFRSEVSKKFLPETYEARTIGKDPAWVNSLHAGFNQREGKPRIWSPENDEEQKLIRELQVDFARVLNGQPAVNPQSSPEERRAARNQLEDKLDDVFATRVDAAKDKFYFYQPVVWDQALCSHCHLDTYQVVKTGELAASDMEAQPSSAELPYLVTRVALPYSKTRASVSWIRAILSTVGILTVFLSMVALWMVVRYVVLKPLAHLREVSDSITRGDLEQRAEINTNDEFQELAASFNKMLRHLVEAQGQLQTANDELDGKVDQLAQLNMQLHELNRLKGEFLATMSHELRTPLNSIIGFSEVLAGIDALDDRQKRFVHNIQKSGQKLLEMINDILDLSKLEAGKMDVRPSEFRIDTIVESQCDLVRALTEDKNIDLSIEVEPELPLLFQDQTKVQQILTNLLSNAIKFTPEGGRITVGAKGNSRGFIELYVSDTGVGIAESDREIIFEKFRQGAAVLGTDNLTREYSGTGLGLSIVKELCKLLGGEVHVESELGRGSTFRVLIPWMRVDASPKLNNRLDDLTRPRRADVAISGDTVVIGK; encoded by the coding sequence ATGGGCGGATACAAATCTCTCAAGCGCGTGCTCGGCGAAACCCATCTAGGGCGGAAGCTGCGCTGGTTGTTTGGCGTGAGCCTGTTCGCCCTTATTTTTGTTTCGTTCTTCCTCGTCGACTGGATCGGCGAAGATCTGGTCATGCGCAACATCCACCGCAACGGCCGCGAGTGGGTCCGCTATTACCTGCTCGATCAGCACTGGAATTTCTGGGACACCAAGCCCGAGAACAAAGCGTTTCGGAGCGAGGTCAGCAAAAAGTTTCTGCCGGAGACTTACGAAGCCCGCACCATTGGCAAGGATCCTGCCTGGGTGAATTCGCTTCATGCGGGATTCAATCAGCGTGAAGGCAAGCCGCGCATCTGGTCGCCGGAGAACGACGAAGAGCAAAAACTGATTCGCGAGTTGCAAGTCGATTTTGCGCGCGTGCTCAATGGTCAGCCAGCAGTGAATCCACAAAGCAGCCCCGAAGAACGGCGAGCCGCCCGCAACCAACTCGAGGACAAACTCGACGATGTGTTTGCGACCCGCGTCGATGCAGCCAAGGACAAGTTCTACTTCTATCAACCCGTGGTTTGGGACCAAGCGCTCTGCTCGCATTGCCATTTAGACACGTATCAGGTCGTCAAAACGGGCGAGCTGGCCGCGAGCGATATGGAAGCGCAACCGAGCTCGGCAGAGCTGCCGTACCTGGTCACGCGCGTGGCCCTGCCTTACAGCAAAACGCGGGCTTCGGTCTCTTGGATCCGCGCGATTCTCTCGACCGTCGGCATTCTCACCGTGTTCCTCTCGATGGTCGCGCTGTGGATGGTGGTGCGCTATGTCGTCCTCAAGCCGCTCGCGCACTTGCGCGAGGTGAGCGACTCGATCACCCGCGGCGATCTCGAGCAGCGGGCCGAAATCAATACCAACGACGAATTCCAAGAGCTGGCCGCGTCATTCAACAAAATGTTGCGCCACCTCGTCGAAGCCCAAGGCCAACTGCAAACGGCCAACGATGAACTCGACGGCAAGGTCGATCAGCTCGCGCAGCTCAATATGCAGCTGCATGAGCTCAACCGCCTGAAGGGCGAATTCCTCGCCACGATGAGCCACGAGCTCCGCACGCCGCTCAACAGCATCATCGGTTTTTCCGAAGTGCTCGCCGGCATCGACGCGCTCGACGATCGGCAAAAGCGGTTCGTCCACAACATTCAAAAGTCCGGCCAAAAGCTGCTGGAGATGATCAACGACATTCTCGATCTCTCGAAACTCGAAGCCGGCAAGATGGACGTCAGGCCGAGCGAATTCCGGATCGATACGATCGTCGAAAGCCAGTGCGACTTGGTCCGCGCACTTACCGAAGACAAAAACATCGACCTCTCGATCGAGGTCGAGCCCGAGCTGCCGCTGCTGTTCCAGGATCAAACCAAGGTGCAGCAGATCCTGACCAACTTGCTATCGAACGCCATCAAGTTCACGCCCGAGGGAGGCCGCATCACCGTCGGCGCCAAGGGAAACTCGCGCGGCTTCATCGAGCTTTATGTCTCCGACACCGGCGTGGGCATCGCCGAGAGCGATCGCGAAATCATCTTCGAAAAATTCCGCCAAGGCGCTGCCGTGCTGGGGACCGACAACTTGACTCGCGAATACAGCGGCACGGGCCTGGGCCTGTCGATCGTCAAGGAACTGTGCAAACTCCTCGGCGGCGAAGTGCACGTCGAAAGCGAACTGGGCCGCGGCAGCACGTTCCGCGTGCTGATCCCCTGGATGCGCGTCGACGCCTCGCCGAAGCTCAACAACCGCCTCGACGACCTAACCCGCCCCCGCCGCGCCGACGTGGCCATCTCTGGCGATACGGTCGTCATCGGCAAATAA